A portion of the Halobacillus ihumii genome contains these proteins:
- the guaC gene encoding GMP reductase, producing MENVFDYEDIQLIPAKCVVNSRSECDPSVSFGGYTFKLPVVPANMQTIIDEEVALSLAEGGYFYVMHRFEPEKRLAFIKDMQSRGLIASISVGVKREEYEFIQQLAAEHITPEFITIDIAHGHSNAVIEMIQYIKAQLPQSFVIAGNVGTPEAVRELEHAGADATKVGIGPGKVCITKIKTGFGTGGWQLAALRWCAKAASKPIIADGGIRTHGDIAKSIRFGASIVMIGSLFAGHEESPGETTEKEGKLYKEYFGSASEFQKGEKKNVEGKKMYVEHKGSLKDTLEEMEQDLQSAISYAGGSKLEAIRNVDYVVVKNSIFNGDKVY from the coding sequence ATGGAAAATGTGTTTGATTACGAAGATATTCAATTAATTCCTGCAAAATGTGTGGTAAATAGCCGATCTGAATGTGATCCATCAGTAAGCTTTGGCGGATATACATTTAAATTACCTGTCGTGCCAGCCAATATGCAAACGATCATCGATGAGGAAGTCGCTCTGTCTTTAGCGGAAGGCGGCTACTTCTATGTGATGCACCGTTTTGAACCAGAAAAACGTCTTGCTTTTATTAAAGATATGCAATCACGAGGCTTAATCGCTTCAATCAGTGTCGGCGTCAAGCGAGAAGAATACGAATTCATCCAGCAGCTGGCAGCCGAACACATCACTCCTGAATTTATAACGATTGATATTGCCCACGGTCATTCCAATGCCGTAATCGAGATGATTCAATATATTAAAGCACAACTCCCTCAATCCTTTGTAATTGCCGGCAATGTCGGGACTCCAGAAGCAGTAAGAGAATTGGAACATGCGGGAGCAGATGCAACGAAAGTCGGCATCGGACCTGGAAAGGTATGTATTACGAAGATTAAAACTGGATTCGGAACAGGCGGCTGGCAATTAGCAGCGTTACGCTGGTGTGCAAAAGCGGCCAGCAAACCGATTATTGCAGATGGCGGCATTCGTACACATGGAGATATTGCGAAATCGATTCGATTTGGCGCTTCCATAGTCATGATCGGATCCTTGTTTGCGGGCCACGAGGAATCTCCAGGTGAAACTACTGAAAAAGAGGGGAAGCTGTACAAAGAATATTTCGGCTCTGCCTCTGAATTTCAAAAAGGTGAAAAGAAAAATGTTGAAGGTAAAAAAATGTATGTAGAGCACAAAGGTTCCTTAAAAGATACACTGGAAGAAATGGAACAAGATCTACAGTCGGCTATTTCATACGCTGGAGGAAGCAAACTTGAGGCGATTCGAAATGTCGATTATGTCGTTGTGAAAAATTCCATTTTTAATGGGGACAAAGTTTATTAG
- a CDS encoding L,D-transpeptidase family protein: MIHTVKPGETLTQISRDYRTPLAMIINTNPSINPNLIYPGQPLVIPGFPPIETIPYQIDVSLTNRQLKLFRNGVLQKQYPIAVGRMLHGTPTGHYIIINKAPNPGGPFGTMWMSLSKQHYGIHGTNDPSSIGNAVSLGCIRMYNRDVEELASIIPIGTPVFIHP, from the coding sequence TTGATTCACACAGTTAAACCAGGTGAAACACTCACTCAGATATCAAGAGATTATCGGACACCGCTCGCAATGATTATAAACACCAATCCTTCCATCAACCCAAACCTCATTTATCCTGGGCAACCCCTCGTAATACCAGGATTTCCACCAATTGAAACGATTCCTTATCAAATTGACGTTTCGCTAACGAATCGTCAGCTTAAGTTATTCAGAAATGGTGTACTGCAAAAACAGTATCCCATAGCAGTGGGGAGAATGTTACACGGCACTCCAACCGGCCATTACATTATCATCAACAAAGCTCCCAATCCAGGCGGGCCATTCGGAACCATGTGGATGAGTTTATCCAAACAGCATTACGGCATTCACGGAACCAATGATCCAAGCTCAATTGGCAACGCTGTATCTCTCGGGTGTATCCGTATGTACAATCGAGATGTGGAGGAACTGGCTAGTATCATCCCGATTGGTACCCCTGTTTTTATACATCCATAA
- a CDS encoding DUF2515 domain-containing protein, producing the protein MVTNQLKKTIKKPGSIKHHELTIEEEELIQKIRTATRKHNRNNVTRTQAYFDFYQKHPEIHWALLAHMVSRNAGWNMTDLKGEYLPFLLSRKEQTDFFSFLERGNWLIFQDAYPQLLLYEESKKRGLPLFHLLSFMEISTFMEPFWCQFWEESTKEVLTVALIINEQQYIEERVVQHKQYRETVLDSILFKLQDVFEFNHILFPYTPTQKKTALAGGAVHHFSSVNERITLGKGLYALLFSAQSRLKHTVHWAEANPHTGSRCDFWPHLFHPIKETAPDEKHELTSNPCSLKPISPKIYSPPLTSVWEDFEQEAVIPGDWFTNKKMLHFVKKPVKMLKGNIQKTYCKAIKELESAASTKALFHKRN; encoded by the coding sequence ATGGTAACGAATCAATTGAAAAAAACCATTAAAAAGCCCGGATCTATTAAACACCATGAGCTCACAATTGAGGAAGAAGAATTGATCCAAAAGATCCGTACCGCTACTCGTAAACACAACCGAAATAATGTTACCCGTACTCAGGCCTACTTCGATTTTTATCAAAAGCATCCCGAAATTCATTGGGCGCTTTTAGCTCACATGGTTTCACGCAATGCCGGCTGGAATATGACAGACCTTAAAGGTGAATATTTACCTTTTCTGCTATCCAGAAAAGAACAAACTGACTTTTTTTCCTTTCTGGAACGAGGCAACTGGCTGATTTTTCAAGATGCTTACCCACAGTTATTGCTGTATGAAGAAAGTAAAAAACGCGGCCTCCCTCTCTTTCATCTGCTGTCTTTCATGGAAATATCTACATTCATGGAACCTTTTTGGTGTCAATTCTGGGAAGAGTCTACAAAAGAAGTGCTGACTGTTGCATTGATTATTAATGAACAGCAATACATTGAGGAACGAGTCGTTCAACATAAACAGTATCGAGAAACCGTACTGGATTCGATCCTGTTTAAGCTGCAAGATGTGTTCGAATTTAACCATATCTTATTCCCTTACACGCCAACTCAAAAGAAAACTGCGTTAGCAGGAGGTGCCGTTCATCATTTCTCTTCGGTTAATGAACGCATCACCCTCGGCAAAGGGTTATACGCTTTATTATTCTCGGCACAAAGCCGTCTGAAGCATACGGTCCACTGGGCAGAAGCAAATCCCCATACGGGATCACGCTGTGACTTTTGGCCGCATCTGTTTCATCCTATAAAAGAAACAGCCCCTGACGAGAAGCACGAGTTAACAAGCAATCCTTGTTCGCTAAAGCCGATATCGCCTAAGATTTACAGTCCTCCGCTAACGAGCGTGTGGGAGGATTTCGAGCAAGAAGCGGTCATCCCTGGTGACTGGTTTACGAATAAGAAAATGCTTCATTTTGTAAAAAAGCCGGTAAAGATGTTGAAAGGAAATATTCAGAAGACCTACTGCAAGGCCATTAAAGAGCTGGAAAGTGCCGCTTCTACTAAAGCACTTTTTCATAAAAGAAACTAA
- a CDS encoding helix-turn-helix domain-containing protein codes for MNIAEIRSLQSFPSKKELDLRVRAFLFHHKQSLSEGTLTILKYIWRHSVKFPGVSFAKVETIQKKTNKSRSTVIRAINCLEKNGLLKRVPTLRTNGKRGVNILVFQAEGIEELPEVETKTAAPSSVNNSHDTPSNEQAAPEEIPAEEEIKQCPPVIDADYLPSYIPESFLTVTRPFLTPNDILSAWKSAQHAYQKVNLTQPIEWYIEQINRTFKRAVFAQRQGTIKKTFLGYFYGGLKEAFIQIVRKEVMADSSTLYYNWLDDAQ; via the coding sequence ATGAATATAGCAGAAATCCGCAGCCTTCAATCTTTCCCCAGTAAAAAAGAACTTGACCTCCGTGTACGGGCCTTCCTGTTTCATCACAAACAATCGTTATCAGAAGGAACTCTTACTATTTTAAAATATATATGGCGTCATTCAGTTAAGTTTCCTGGGGTATCTTTTGCAAAAGTGGAAACCATTCAGAAAAAAACAAATAAAAGCCGCAGTACAGTGATACGAGCAATTAATTGTTTGGAAAAGAATGGCCTGCTCAAGCGAGTACCCACCCTAAGGACGAACGGAAAACGCGGCGTTAATATCCTCGTGTTTCAGGCAGAAGGAATTGAGGAATTACCGGAAGTAGAAACGAAAACTGCAGCCCCTTCTTCAGTAAACAATTCTCACGATACACCCTCAAACGAACAAGCAGCTCCTGAAGAAATACCCGCAGAAGAGGAAATCAAACAGTGCCCGCCAGTCATAGATGCTGATTACCTTCCCTCTTACATACCTGAATCCTTCCTTACCGTTACCCGACCTTTTTTAACTCCAAACGATATTTTATCAGCCTGGAAAAGTGCTCAACACGCCTATCAAAAAGTAAACCTTACGCAGCCTATCGAATGGTACATCGAACAGATCAATCGTACATTTAAGCGGGCAGTGTTCGCACAGCGCCAAGGCACCATTAAGAAAACATTCCTCGGCTATTTTTACGGAGGTCTCAAAGAGGCGTTTATTCAAATTGTGAGAAAAGAAGTCATGGCCGATTCATCAACCCTTTATTACAACTGGCTGGACGATGCGCAGTAA